Genomic window (Cellulosilyticum lentocellum DSM 5427):
TAAAGAAAACGGCACTACAGTCGGTACAGAAGTAATTGCTGGTCTTACTACCTTCTTTGCAATGGCTTATATCATCATTGTCAATCCAGGTATTTTAAGCCAAGCTGGTATGGAATGGGGTGCAGTTTTCCTTGCGACCATTATTGCTTCTATCATTGGAACCTTAGTTATGGGCTTAGTAGCTAACGTTCCTTATGCTCAAGCTCCAGGTATGGGTCTTAATGCATTCTTTGTATATACCGTATGCTTCACCTTAGAATTTACTTGGCAACAAGCTTTATCAATGGTATTTATCTGCGGTATCCTCAACATCCTTATTACTGTTACAAAGATTCGTAAATACATCATTAAATCAATTCCACACAGCTTACAAAATGCTATTGGTGGAGGTATTGGTGTATTTATCGCTTACATTGGTCTTCTTAATGTAGGTATTATTAACTTTGAAGCTGGTGTTCCTGCTTTATCAACTTTAAATCAACCTGTCTTCTGGTTATTTATTATTGGTCTTGTATTAATCGTTGTTTTACAAGTACTTCATGTAAAAGGTGCTATCTTAATCGGTATTGTAGCAACTACTATTATTGGTATTCCTATGGGACTTACTACAACTGCTGATACTATCAGCTTTTCAGAGGCTTGCAAAGCTTTACCTAGTACTTTCTTAGCTATTTTCACTGCTGAAGGTCTGGGTTCTTTATTCTCAGATGTCTCTAAAATTCCATTAGTACTTATTACAATCTTCTCATTTAGTTTATCTGATACTTTCGATACAATTGGTACTTTCATTGGTACTGGTCGTCGCACTGGTATCTTTAGTGAAGAGGATGAAAAATCAATGGAAACTAATAGTGGCTTCAAATCTAAAATGGATAAAGCTTTATTTGCTGACGCTACTGCTACTTCTATTGGTGCTCTTTTCGGTACTTCTAACACGACTACTTATGTAGAAAGTGCTGCTGGTATCGGTGCTGGTGGACGTACAGGTCTTACAAGTGTTGTTGTAGCACTTTGCTTTGCTGCTAGTGCCTTCCTTTCAACTTTTGTAAGTGCTGTTCCTTCTGCAGCAACTGCACCTGCTTTAGTTATAGTTGGTATGATGATGCTTTCATCTTTTGCTGAAATTAAATGGGCTGACTTCGATGAAGCTATTCCTGCTTTCTTTGCAGGTCTTTTCATGGCATTAAGCTATAACATTTCTTATGGTATTGGTACTGCCTTTATTTTCTATTGCATCGTTAAAATCTGCAAAAAGAAAGCAAAGGAAATTCATCCAATCCTTGCTGTAGCTGCAGTTCTCTTTATCCTTAACTTTATTCTTTTAGCTCTTATCTAAGACATAAAAGGTTATCAAAGACAAAGCAAAAAGACTATCTAAAGATCTTCTGATCCTTAGATAGTCTTTTTAAATGATTTTATAAACACATGTTTAGAATGCTCATTACATCTTCTTTTGTAAGTGGTACATATGCTTCTCCTAGACCACCAATTCTAACTGCTTTTTCTGCCATGACTTCAAAGTGCTCTTCATTAATACCAATTTCACTAAAGGTCATTGGAATACCACAATTTTTAAAGAATTCTTCAGTTGCATCAATAGCTGCATTAGCATAAGCAAATGGATCTGTCATCTCTGGTAAATGCCATACGTTTTTCGCATAAGCTACAAACTTACCTACTGTCTGCTCATTTAAAATATGTCTCATCCATCTTGGTGTTACAATAGCTAAACCTATGCCATGTGTAATATCATAGAAAGCACTTAATTCATGTTCGATAGGATGACAAGTCCAACTTCCTGGTTTGCCTGCGCCTACTAATCCATTAAGCGCTAAGGTACTTGCCCACATTAAGTTAGCTCTTGCTTCGTAATTTTCTGGTTCTTTTAAAGCAATAGGACAATATTTGATA
Coding sequences:
- a CDS encoding NCS2 family permease; amino-acid sequence: MEKFFKLKENGTTVGTEVIAGLTTFFAMAYIIIVNPGILSQAGMEWGAVFLATIIASIIGTLVMGLVANVPYAQAPGMGLNAFFVYTVCFTLEFTWQQALSMVFICGILNILITVTKIRKYIIKSIPHSLQNAIGGGIGVFIAYIGLLNVGIINFEAGVPALSTLNQPVFWLFIIGLVLIVVLQVLHVKGAILIGIVATTIIGIPMGLTTTADTISFSEACKALPSTFLAIFTAEGLGSLFSDVSKIPLVLITIFSFSLSDTFDTIGTFIGTGRRTGIFSEEDEKSMETNSGFKSKMDKALFADATATSIGALFGTSNTTTYVESAAGIGAGGRTGLTSVVVALCFAASAFLSTFVSAVPSAATAPALVIVGMMMLSSFAEIKWADFDEAIPAFFAGLFMALSYNISYGIGTAFIFYCIVKICKKKAKEIHPILAVAAVLFILNFILLALI